CCAAGGCATTACCTATGCCAATGGTACTGGGTCTGAAAAAACGCTTTGAACTGCTGAAAACTAAGCCAGAGCTGCGTGAAAAACTGTGGACCATTGCCACTGCCCTGCAAACCGGTTTGAAAGAACACGGTTTTGACATCGGTATCACTAATAGCGTAGTAACTCCGGTATTCCTTAAAGGCGACCTGCACGAGGCTACCAGCCTTACTATGGACTTGCGCGAGCGTTACCAGATCTTCTGTTCAATTGTAGTTTACCCGGTAATTCCTAAAGGACTGATCGAACTGCGATTGATCCCAACAGCGGTACACACCCTGGAAGACGTACAACGTACACTGGATGCCTTTAGCGATATTTCTGCCCGTTTGAAAGCTGGTGAATACAAAGAGAAAGAGAAAAGCATGATAGAAGCTTAATTGCTTCATCCTTTAATATAAGAGCCCTTCAATACAGGTTAGCTGTTTTGAAGGGCTTTTTTGTAGGCGCTCGGGGTCTCATCATATGTCATTGCGAGGAGGAATGACGCTCGGCCTTATACACAGCCATGCTCGCAATGGCATACTCTAAGATTGCCAATGCTATTGCCTCAATAATAACTCTGCAATGGCAATATCCTCCGGAAAAGTGATCTTCATATTCCGGTGATCTCCCTCAATTAAAAGTATATCCACGCCAGATTGTTCCACTACGCTGGCGTCATCAGTAAACCCTTGGTGAAAAGGTTGCTCATAAGCCTTTTTAAGCAGGCTGGATTGAAAAGTTTGGGGTGTTTGCACCAGCCATATCTCATCGCGTAAAAGGTTCTCAGAGCGCCCGTTTCGTAGCCTCCGGATCGAGTCGCGACTTTTAACGGCAACAATGGCATTGCCTTGCATGGCAGCCTGCTCATAAGCCTTGTCGATAATGGCTGGTGAAGTGAGTGGACGTACGGCATCTTGTACCGCAATCAGGCTATTATCCTCGGTTAATGCCAGACCATTCTTTACGGAGTGGAAGCGGGTCTCGCCGCCGCTAATAAGTTGATGAGGGATGGTAAATTGATGTTCGGTGCACAACTGTTGCCAGTACTCATGAAATTCTGGATGCATCACCACAATAATTTCCGGCTTGTTTGCTGTTGATGCAAATGCCCTGATGGTATGCATCAACACTGGTTCGCCATTTAATAAAAGAAACTGTTTGGGCACAGCAGACTGCATGCGCGTGCCGGTGCCGCCGGCAACTATAATGGCGTAGGTTTTGTGATTTCGAATTTCGGATTTCGAATTTCGGATTTGAGACATGGTGCAAGTTAGGAAATAAATGAACATCCTGTCATTTCAACCGGCGGGAGAAATCTTAGACGTTTGCTGAACGTAATGGAAAACATGGGGGCTAAGATTTCTCTCTTCGCGGCGCTTCGTTCGAAATGACATCGGTGAGGAGCTCATTGGAAAGGCTCTAAAAACAAAAAATGTGAGACCGGTTCCCCAATCTCACATCCTATATTATCAAATCTGAAATCTTAATTCCGAAGTTCGAAATTAGATAATCAGCATGGCATCGCCATAGCTGTAGAAACGGTATTTCTCTTTTACTGCAATTTCATAAGCGTTCATTACCTCATCATAACCGCCAAATGCACAGATCATCATCAACAGGGTTGATTCTGGTGTGTGGAAGTTGGTTACCATAGAGTTAGCAATGCTGAAATCATATGGAGGGAAAATGAACTTGCTGGTCCAGTCGTTAACCGCTTTCAGGGTTTTGTTGGCAGAAACTGCAGATTCAATAGCACGCATTGAAGTTGTACCAACGGCACAGATGCGTTTTTTACGCTCAATACCGCGGTTTACAATATCAGCCTGGCGCTGCTCAATAATGATCTGCTCTGAATCCATTTTGTGTTTGGTCAGATCCTCCACCTCAACCGGGCGGAAGGTACCTAAACCAACGTGCAGGGTTACTTCGGCAAATTCAACACCTTTTAGTTCAAGGCGTTTCATCAGCTCGCGGCTAAAGTGCAGGCCGGCAGTTGGAGCAGCAACAGCACCTTCGTGTTTAGCAAAAATGGTTTGGTAACGCTCTTTATCCTCGGCAGTAGCTTTACGTTTGATATATTTTGGCAGTGGAGTTTCACCCAGGATCTCGATGTTGCGACGGAACTCTTCATCGGTACCGTCAAACAGGAAACGGATGGTACGGCCGCGTGAGGTAGTGTTATCTACCACCTCGGCAATCAGCAGATCGTCGTCGCCAAAGTAAAGTTTGTTGCCTACGCGGATTTTACGGGCCGGATCAACCAGCACATCCCACAGGCGCAGTTCTTTATTCAATTCGCGCAACAGGAAAACCTCAATGGTAGCGCCGGTTTTCTCTTTGTTGCCATACATACGGGCAGGAAATACCTTTGTGTTGTTAAGGATCATTACATCCTTATCATCAAAATAGTCCAGTACATCTTTGAATATTTTATGCTCAATTTTACCGGTATCGCGGTGCAGTACCATCAGGCGGGCCTCGTCGCGCTGGTCGGCGGGGTTGTGTGCAATTAGCGATTCTGGTAAGTTAAACTTAAATTGAGATAATTTCATAGTAGCCTATATAAAATTTTAGGGGGCAAATGTATAAATTTTTCAGTAATATTAAACGGATAATCAGCGTGTTTGTGTGATTACTTCGTCAAAAAATAAAAATAACAGAAGTTGTAACCATTATAGGGGCGGGGTGTCTAACCCATATACAGCATGATATTTCTAAAATTACTCCGGGAAAGCTTTTTGTTTGCGTTTGATGCCCTGCGTCAGAATAAAACACGCACTGTACTGTCATTACTGGGAGTAACCATTGGTATTTTTACCATTATAGCCGTGCTGTCGGCAGTTGATACGTTGCACAATAACCTGCAAAGCAGTGTAGATAAACTGGGCAGCAACAGTATTTATATACAAAAAATGCCCTGGGCCTTTGGCGATAAAGATTACCCCTGGTGGAAATATGCCCAGCGCCCAACGCCCAATCTGCGCGACTATGAGAAGTTGAAAGACCGTACTCAAACTGCTGTAGGCGTTACCTACCAGATCTATTTGTCTAACCGGACGGTAAAGTATGGCAGTAACTTTGTAGAGAACGTAGATATCAATGCATCAACCTATGATTATTATTTGACCCGCAACTTTGATATGCAGGAGGGGCGGTATTTTACCGAAATGGAATCACGCGCGGGCGCAGCTGAGGTTTTGATAGGTGCCGATATAGCTTCCGGGCTTTTTCCGCATGAAGATGCCATCGGCAAACGCATTAAAGTAATGGGCCGGAACATGCAGGTGATTGGCGTTTTTGCCAAAGAGGGCGAGGATATGCTGGGCATAACTTCAGATAAGTTGGTGATGATGCCGATAAGCTTTGCGCGAAACCTAATTGATATTCAAAATAATAGATACGGATCTCAAATTGTAGTTAAAGGTAAGCCAGGTATTACCGAAGGCGAGGTTGCCAGCGAACTGGACGGCCTGATGCGCGCCATCCGCATGTTAAAGCCTGGACAGGAAGATAACTTTGCGCTCAATCAATCAACCATAATAACCGAGGGCTTTAATAAGCTTTTTGATTTTGTGGATATGGCCGGCTGGATCATCGGTGGTTTCTCTATCCTGGTGGGGGGCTTCGGCATTGCCAATATTATGTTCGTATCGGTTAAAGAGCGCACCAATATCATCGGTATACAAAAATCGTTGGGCGCTAAAAATTACTTTATCCTGCTGCAATTTTTGATTGAGGCTATTGTGCTTTGTCTGCTAGGCGGCTTGATTGGTCTGGGGCTGGTTTATGCCGGCACATTGATTGTAAAAAATGCCTTTGATGTAGCTGTAGTACTCTATCTCAGCAATATCATCAAAGGGCTCACTATTTCTGTAGTTATCGGTATTATCTCAGGCATCATACCTGCCTGGTTTGCTTCGCGATTAGATCCGGTGGAAGCGATAAGGAGTAATTAAACCGTAACTCCAGCCTTATAAAACTTCGATACTTTCTCAAACAGAATTTCGGGCATAAAGGGTTTGGTCAGAAAATCATTCATGCCCATGCTGCTGGCTTTTTGGTAAGTCTCTGGCATCGCATCAGCAGTGAGGGCGATAACCGGTATCTGCGGGTACTTTTGTTTGATCAGCTGTGTGGCCTCAAATCCGTCCATTACAGGCATCTGGAGGTCCATAATAATCAGATCAAACTGTTGCTGATCTGCCATTTCTACGGCAATGGCTCCGTTACTGGCCTCAAAGGTTTTGACATTCCATTTGTTTAAAAAACGATTAGCGATGAGGATGTTCATCTTATTGTCGTCAACCACCAGCACCTTCATGCCGTTTAAATCGGCATTCATCATCTTCTGTTCTGCGCTGGCGTAGCCCGGTGTTGTTGGCTGCACAGTAGCCGCTGGTTGAACAGAAGGCTCTGGCTTACTGGCCTGAATTGGCGCCGTCGCTTGCAGCGATTCTGATTTTGATGCAGGGTTTGTTGTTTCTTTAACTGGTAATTCTGCTTGTACAGTTACTGGTACATGCGCGGCCGGTTTAGCTGTTTGCGGTGTGGCAGCTTGCGCAACAGCCGGTCTTTTTGTTGTATTGGGCTCATAGGCATATTGAATGGCAAAGCTAATCTGGGTGCCTTTACCAACCACGCTTGATATACTGATGCGCCCGCCATGCAATTCAATTAAGCGTTTAACAATAGCCAGGCCCAGGCCGCTGCCACCGTTTTGGTCCACCTTCATTTCCTGAACAAACGGCTCAAATATTTTTTCAAGGTTTTCTTTGGCAATGCCGGTGCCGGTATCAGTCACTGTAAAGCGTAAAGTCACGCTGTTGTTAGTGCGTTGCTCTTGTTTTACGCCTACATCCACGCTGCCAGTATTGGTAAATTTAACCGCATTGCCGATCAGGTTGTTCATGATCTGCCCCAGGCGGACAGGATCTGCCATGATGGCGTCAGGAATGCTGCGGTCTACCGATAAGTTAAGTTTCAGATCCTTCTGGTCG
This region of Mucilaginibacter yixingensis genomic DNA includes:
- a CDS encoding 2-C-methyl-D-erythritol 4-phosphate cytidylyltransferase is translated as MSQIRNSKSEIRNHKTYAIIVAGGTGTRMQSAVPKQFLLLNGEPVLMHTIRAFASTANKPEIIVVMHPEFHEYWQQLCTEHQFTIPHQLISGGETRFHSVKNGLALTEDNSLIAVQDAVRPLTSPAIIDKAYEQAAMQGNAIVAVKSRDSIRRLRNGRSENLLRDEIWLVQTPQTFQSSLLKKAYEQPFHQGFTDDASVVEQSGVDILLIEGDHRNMKITFPEDIAIAELLLRQ
- the queA gene encoding tRNA preQ1(34) S-adenosylmethionine ribosyltransferase-isomerase QueA; this translates as MKLSQFKFNLPESLIAHNPADQRDEARLMVLHRDTGKIEHKIFKDVLDYFDDKDVMILNNTKVFPARMYGNKEKTGATIEVFLLRELNKELRLWDVLVDPARKIRVGNKLYFGDDDLLIAEVVDNTTSRGRTIRFLFDGTDEEFRRNIEILGETPLPKYIKRKATAEDKERYQTIFAKHEGAVAAPTAGLHFSRELMKRLELKGVEFAEVTLHVGLGTFRPVEVEDLTKHKMDSEQIIIEQRQADIVNRGIERKKRICAVGTTSMRAIESAVSANKTLKAVNDWTSKFIFPPYDFSIANSMVTNFHTPESTLLMMICAFGGYDEVMNAYEIAVKEKYRFYSYGDAMLII
- a CDS encoding ABC transporter permease; this translates as MIFLKLLRESFLFAFDALRQNKTRTVLSLLGVTIGIFTIIAVLSAVDTLHNNLQSSVDKLGSNSIYIQKMPWAFGDKDYPWWKYAQRPTPNLRDYEKLKDRTQTAVGVTYQIYLSNRTVKYGSNFVENVDINASTYDYYLTRNFDMQEGRYFTEMESRAGAAEVLIGADIASGLFPHEDAIGKRIKVMGRNMQVIGVFAKEGEDMLGITSDKLVMMPISFARNLIDIQNNRYGSQIVVKGKPGITEGEVASELDGLMRAIRMLKPGQEDNFALNQSTIITEGFNKLFDFVDMAGWIIGGFSILVGGFGIANIMFVSVKERTNIIGIQKSLGAKNYFILLQFLIEAIVLCLLGGLIGLGLVYAGTLIVKNAFDVAVVLYLSNIIKGLTISVVIGIISGIIPAWFASRLDPVEAIRSN